In Nicotiana tabacum cultivar K326 chromosome 21, ASM71507v2, whole genome shotgun sequence, one DNA window encodes the following:
- the LOC107776531 gene encoding uncharacterized protein LOC107776531: MVNRTWTITSNIAESLNDVTKYARELPIVELLEYMRTLLECWTKEKLLKANGTFTYLGYKFNKELDDNGTLSHKLRVKASTNYIHTVIDGVRRYIIYLENKKCSCGQFQLDELPCPHALAALRHRDESFEEYCSPYYTRANLLRKYEIPVNPLPDEN, from the exons ATGGTGAACAGAACTTGGACTATAACATCAAACATTGCAGAGTCATTGAATGATGTAACAAAATATGCAAGAGAGCTGCCGATAGTAGAACTATTAGAGTATATGAGGACCCTTCTTGAATGTTGGACgaaagaaaaattattgaaagCAAATGGTACATTCACATACCTTGGATACAAATTCAACAAAGAGTTAGATGACAACGGAACATTGTCGCACAAGCTTAGA GTGAAGGCTTCAACAAACTACATCCATACAGTAATAGATGGTGTGAGGCGCTATATTATTTATCTTGAAAACAAGAAATGTAGTTGTGGGCAATTCCAGCTTGATGAACTACCTTGTCCACATGCTTTGGCTGCTTTAAGACATAGGGATGAGTCCTTTGAAGAATATTGTTCTCCTTATTACACAAGGGCGAACCTCTTGCGTAAGTATGAAATACCAGTAAATCCGCTTCCTGATGAAAACTAA